Proteins co-encoded in one Apis mellifera strain DH4 linkage group LG15, Amel_HAv3.1, whole genome shotgun sequence genomic window:
- the LOC551213 gene encoding lymphocyte cytosolic protein 2 isoform X1, whose product MFKKLSRSDALENISNWSTNDVLCLLRKNGLDECCKAIAKRQIDGDELLHLTEGKLALWKSDLTRPLIWNLWTFVEEVRKTPEKFVEEKILESQSNEDHLSDTGSWGTDFEDETNEENTLSESQRISGSNYESKNNQKVLENNADLKQKDVQTEKVSKQEEEETYVNCGLTIDENTYANCQETVPLKNASRLHNQGEKSLAEQLKEQLQFINTKKPIMGPKPELLQTKNVEVSALNRTQPRKSFLHNTKTKSNNLAQTQKRMTVPPPPQPIKNKDQMVIIEKSNKDQTKPPATLRNLDLVANLPTKTEESEDEYESFDEQIIEQNQKKNMLRVDSKQSLTSGHQSSVESVYQPPSVTSYEEEEEHYDIYESITETPDDNGYYLNPIQRPANMKTPPPLPAKPPQSSATPSPTPSRTDIEKLKERSPEKKSATLPHSNSNTSLSSERATRPLPPPPERQSYIDKPWFHNVTREQATTLIKEQSTYGNSQDGYFLLRPSTTNVNNPLALVLWYRDRVYNVPVRKRPDNRYALGSAKVNEQSFSNVEEIVMFYTREELVLHSGGVEMGSTKLTDTPPK is encoded by the exons aaCGGTCTGGATGAATGTTGTAAAGCCATTGCAAAACGACAGATCGATGGTGACGAATTATTG CACTTGACGGAAGGGAAACTGGCGCTGTGGAAGAGTGACCTCACGCGTCCACTGATATG gaatCTTTGGACATTCGTAGAGGAAGTGAGAAAAACACCAGAAAAGTTTGTGGAAGAAAAGATTCTTGAATCTCAATCGAACGAAGATCATCTAAGCGACACCGGCTCCTGGGGGACCGACTTCGAGGATGAAACAAACGAGGAGAATACTTTATCAGAAAGTCAGAGAATTTCCGGATCGAATTATGAATCTAAAAACAATCAGAAAGTTCTAGAGAACAATGCAGATCTTAAGCAGAAAGATGTACAAACAGAGAAAGTATCGAagcaagaggaagaagagactTATGTGAATTGTGGCCTAACGATTGACGAGAATACATATGCGAATTGTCAGGAAACTGTGCCATTGAAGAATGCGTCCAGATTGCATAATCAAGGGGAAAAATCGTTGGCCGAACAACTTAAGGAacaattgcaatttataaataccaAAAAACCAATAATGGGGCCAAAACCTGAATTGTTGCAAACGAAAAATGTAGAGGTTTCAGCATTAAATCGTACTCAACCTCGGAAATCGTTTCTTCACAATACAAAAACCAAATCGAATAATCTTGCTCAAACGCAAA aAAGAATGACGGTACCTCCTCCACCACaaccaataaaaaataaagatcaaaTGGTGATTATCGAGAAATCGAACAAAGATCAAACAAAGCCTCCTGCAACGCTCAGAAATCTCGATCTGGTTGCCAATTTGCCCACAAAGACGGAAGAAAGCGAAGACGAATACGAGTCATTCGACGAACaaataattgaacaaaatcaaaagaaaaatatgctgAGAGTGGACAGCAAGCAATCATTGACCAGCGGCCATCAGAGTTCTGTGGAAAGTGTTTATCAACCGCCAAGTGTTACAAgttatgaagaagaagaagaacattatgatatttatgaatCGATCACGGAAACg cCAGACGATaatggatattatttaaatcctaTTCAGAGGCCGGCTAATATGAAAACACCCCCACCATTGCCAGCCAAGCCTCCTCAATCATCGGCTACCCCCTCTCCAACTCCCTCTCGAacagatatagaaaaattaaaag AGAGATCTCCTGAAAAAAAATCGGCTACATTACCTCATTCTAACAGTAATACTTCTCTATCGTCGGAAAGAGCTACGAGACCATTACCACCGCCTCCTGAGAGACAATCTTACATTGACAAACCTTGGTTCCACAACGTTACCAGAGAGCAAGCAACAACTCTTATTAAAGAAC aaagtacTTACGGTAACTCACAAGACGGATACTTCCTTCTGAGACCATCCACGACAAACGTGAATAACCCTTTGGCTTTGGTCCTTTGGTACAGGGATAGAGTATATAATGTTCCAGTCAGGAAAAGGCCTGACAATAG GTATGCATTAGGTTCTGCAAAAGTAAATGAGCAATCGTTTTCTAATGTGGAGGAGATCGTGATGTTTTATACAAGAGAAGAATTAGTTCTTCATAGCGGTGGCGTGGAAATGGGAAGCACAAAATTAACGGATACTCCGCCTAAATAA
- the LOC551213 gene encoding lymphocyte cytosolic protein 2 isoform X2, which translates to MLWNLWTFVEEVRKTPEKFVEEKILESQSNEDHLSDTGSWGTDFEDETNEENTLSESQRISGSNYESKNNQKVLENNADLKQKDVQTEKVSKQEEEETYVNCGLTIDENTYANCQETVPLKNASRLHNQGEKSLAEQLKEQLQFINTKKPIMGPKPELLQTKNVEVSALNRTQPRKSFLHNTKTKSNNLAQTQKRMTVPPPPQPIKNKDQMVIIEKSNKDQTKPPATLRNLDLVANLPTKTEESEDEYESFDEQIIEQNQKKNMLRVDSKQSLTSGHQSSVESVYQPPSVTSYEEEEEHYDIYESITETPDDNGYYLNPIQRPANMKTPPPLPAKPPQSSATPSPTPSRTDIEKLKERSPEKKSATLPHSNSNTSLSSERATRPLPPPPERQSYIDKPWFHNVTREQATTLIKEQSTYGNSQDGYFLLRPSTTNVNNPLALVLWYRDRVYNVPVRKRPDNRYALGSAKVNEQSFSNVEEIVMFYTREELVLHSGGVEMGSTKLTDTPPK; encoded by the exons ATGCTGTG gaatCTTTGGACATTCGTAGAGGAAGTGAGAAAAACACCAGAAAAGTTTGTGGAAGAAAAGATTCTTGAATCTCAATCGAACGAAGATCATCTAAGCGACACCGGCTCCTGGGGGACCGACTTCGAGGATGAAACAAACGAGGAGAATACTTTATCAGAAAGTCAGAGAATTTCCGGATCGAATTATGAATCTAAAAACAATCAGAAAGTTCTAGAGAACAATGCAGATCTTAAGCAGAAAGATGTACAAACAGAGAAAGTATCGAagcaagaggaagaagagactTATGTGAATTGTGGCCTAACGATTGACGAGAATACATATGCGAATTGTCAGGAAACTGTGCCATTGAAGAATGCGTCCAGATTGCATAATCAAGGGGAAAAATCGTTGGCCGAACAACTTAAGGAacaattgcaatttataaataccaAAAAACCAATAATGGGGCCAAAACCTGAATTGTTGCAAACGAAAAATGTAGAGGTTTCAGCATTAAATCGTACTCAACCTCGGAAATCGTTTCTTCACAATACAAAAACCAAATCGAATAATCTTGCTCAAACGCAAA aAAGAATGACGGTACCTCCTCCACCACaaccaataaaaaataaagatcaaaTGGTGATTATCGAGAAATCGAACAAAGATCAAACAAAGCCTCCTGCAACGCTCAGAAATCTCGATCTGGTTGCCAATTTGCCCACAAAGACGGAAGAAAGCGAAGACGAATACGAGTCATTCGACGAACaaataattgaacaaaatcaaaagaaaaatatgctgAGAGTGGACAGCAAGCAATCATTGACCAGCGGCCATCAGAGTTCTGTGGAAAGTGTTTATCAACCGCCAAGTGTTACAAgttatgaagaagaagaagaacattatgatatttatgaatCGATCACGGAAACg cCAGACGATaatggatattatttaaatcctaTTCAGAGGCCGGCTAATATGAAAACACCCCCACCATTGCCAGCCAAGCCTCCTCAATCATCGGCTACCCCCTCTCCAACTCCCTCTCGAacagatatagaaaaattaaaag AGAGATCTCCTGAAAAAAAATCGGCTACATTACCTCATTCTAACAGTAATACTTCTCTATCGTCGGAAAGAGCTACGAGACCATTACCACCGCCTCCTGAGAGACAATCTTACATTGACAAACCTTGGTTCCACAACGTTACCAGAGAGCAAGCAACAACTCTTATTAAAGAAC aaagtacTTACGGTAACTCACAAGACGGATACTTCCTTCTGAGACCATCCACGACAAACGTGAATAACCCTTTGGCTTTGGTCCTTTGGTACAGGGATAGAGTATATAATGTTCCAGTCAGGAAAAGGCCTGACAATAG GTATGCATTAGGTTCTGCAAAAGTAAATGAGCAATCGTTTTCTAATGTGGAGGAGATCGTGATGTTTTATACAAGAGAAGAATTAGTTCTTCATAGCGGTGGCGTGGAAATGGGAAGCACAAAATTAACGGATACTCCGCCTAAATAA